In Streptomyces sp. 840.1, one DNA window encodes the following:
- a CDS encoding carbonic anhydrase — translation MSTSAQSPAEPSTSPADRAGTDGTVTDRLVGANTEYAAEFSDPGMDAKPVLRVAVVACMDARLDLHKALGLALGDCHTIRNAGGVVTDDVIRSLTISQRALGTRSVILIHHTNCGMESITEEFRQELEAEVGQRPVWAVEAYTDADQDVRQSIQRVRTSPFLLHNDDVRGFVFDVTTGLLREILPAS, via the coding sequence ATGTCGACTTCCGCGCAGTCCCCCGCCGAGCCGTCCACCTCCCCCGCAGACCGGGCCGGCACCGACGGCACGGTCACCGACCGCCTCGTCGGGGCGAACACCGAGTACGCCGCCGAGTTCAGCGATCCCGGCATGGACGCGAAGCCGGTGCTGCGCGTCGCCGTGGTCGCCTGCATGGACGCCCGGCTCGACCTGCACAAGGCGCTCGGTCTGGCGCTCGGTGACTGCCACACCATCCGCAACGCGGGCGGTGTGGTCACCGACGACGTGATCCGCTCGCTGACCATCAGCCAGCGGGCCCTCGGCACCCGCAGCGTGATACTGATCCACCACACCAACTGCGGCATGGAGTCGATCACCGAGGAGTTCCGCCAGGAGCTGGAGGCGGAGGTCGGCCAGCGCCCCGTCTGGGCCGTGGAGGCGTACACCGACGCCGACCAGGACGTCCGGCAGTCGATCCAGCGGGTGCGCACCTCGCCGTTCCTGCTGCACAACGATGATGTGCGCGGCTTCGTCTTCGACGTGACGACCGGCCTGCTGCGCGAGATCCTCCCGGCTTCCTGA